Below is a window of Paraburkholderia azotifigens DNA.
ATCACGGCGACTTCGACCAGATAGCCGATCGCGCCCGCCAGCGCCGCCACGCCGTTATTGTCCTTCGCGAAGCCGACAGCGACGCCGATCGCGAACAGAAGCGGCAGGTTGTCGAAGATCGCGCCGCCCGCGTCGGCGATCATCTTGATTTTGAACACATCGGGCTGACCGAGGCGCAGCAACAGGCCGGCGACAGGCAACACCGCGATCGGCAGCATCAATGCGCGGCCAAGGCGCTGAATCTTCAGAAACGGATTTCCATCCATTGATACCTCCACTCCTTTGTCTCGTGTAGTTGCGTAATTGCTTTACATGCTGGTTGAAATGTCGAGCTGACGAAGCCGGCTTTCGGACTGGTTGCGACGCAAGCGCACTCAGTCTTGCGGCCAGATTTCGCGGCTCAGGGCTCTTACCGCTTGTGCCGATTCGAGCGCCAGAGCGTCCTGGGCGCGCTGACGGCACAGCTGATAATCGAGATTGCGTACGCGCGCCTTGATGCCCGGCACGGAGACGGGATCGACCGACAGCTCGGTCACGCCGAGGCCGACGAGCAGCGGCACCGCGAGCGGATCGCCGGCGAGCGCGCCGCACACGCCGACCCACTTGCCGTGCTTTTCCGCGCCCTGCACGGCGGCCGACACCAGCCGCAGCACGGCCGGGTGCAGGCCGTCCGCCTGCGCGGCGAGATCCGGCTGGCAGCGGTCCATCGCGAGCGTGTATTGCGTAAGGTCGTTGGTGCCGATCGACAGGAAGTCCGCGTGCTTCGACAGTTGATCGGCGAGCAGCGCCGCTGACGGCACTTCGATCATCACGCCGACTTCGATCTTGTCGGTGCGGCCCGATTCAGCCGAGAGTTCGTCGATCCGCTTGCGCAGACGCACGAGTTCACCCGCGTCCGTCACCATCGGCAACAGGATGCGCACCTTGCCGACCGGCTGCACAGCGAGCAGGCCGCGCAGCTGGTCTTCGAGCAGATCCGGGCGCACCTGCGCGAGACGGATGCCACGCAGTCCGAGCGCCGGATTCGGTTCGGGCGGCAGCGTCAGATAGTCGACTTCCTTGTCCGCGCCGACGTCGAGCGTACGGATGATGGCCGTGCGTCCTTGCAGCGCCTCGACGATCGACTGATAGCTCTGGCGATGGTCGTCGACGGTCGGCGCCGCCTGACGATGGATGAACAGCAGTTCGGTGCGCAGCAGGCCGACGGCATCCGCGCCGTTGTCGACGGCCGTGGTCGCGTCGTCGAGTGTCGCGATGTTCGCGGCGACTTCGATCGCGCGTCCGTCGCGGGTTGCGGCAGCTTGCTGCGACGTGCGGCGGTTCGCCTCGCGCACGCCCGCCAGACGTTCGCGCTCGCTGCGCGCACGTTCGACGTCGAGCGCGCTCGGCGCGTATTCGAGGCGGCCCGCCGTCGCATCGACGACGACCTGCGTGCCGTCCGCGATCGCGTGCAATGCATCGCCCATCGCGACCAGCGCGGGAATGCCCGCCTGCCGCGCGATGATGGCCGCGTGCGAGGTTGCGCCGCCGCGCGCCATCACGAGCGCGGTGACGCGCTTGCGGTCCAGCGAAGACAGATCCGACGGCGTGAACTCGCCGGCGCTCAGCACGGCTTCATCCGGCAGCGAGCGCGCCGCCGCATTCGAATAGCCGAGCGCGCGCAGCACGCGCTTCTCGATGTCGCGCAAGTCGGCGGCACGTTCGGCGAGCAGCGCGTCGTCGACTTTCGACAGCACGCCGATCTGCGCGCGGATGGTCTCGCGCCACGCGAAGCCCGCGCTCTTGCCGAGGCTGATCAGATCGCGCGCGGCGTCGATCAGCGTCGGGTCTTCGAGCAGCACGCGATGCACGGCAAAGATGCCCGCTTCGCCATGCGCGCCGCGCTGCGATGCGTCGCGCACGGTCGTGTTCAGTTCGGCGTCGACGGCGGCGAGCGCCTTGTCGAGCTGACGGCTTTCGGCGGCAGGCGTGTTGCCCGTCGTCTCGGGCGGATCGATGTCCGCGTCGTCCCAGCGCACGAGCTTGCCGACGGCGATGCCGGGCGCCGCGCAGACGCCCGCGAGCGTGTTCGGCGCAAGGCTGTCGGCGCCTTGCGGACGCACTGCCGTGACGGGTGCAGGCGACATCTGCCGCGCGGGCTTCTCTTCAGCCTCGCCGTGAGCCTCGCGCGTCAGTTCGCGCACCACGGCGTCGACGGCCGCCTGCGCCTGCGCGCCAATACCGACGATCTCGACCGTTGCGCCCTGTCCCGCGCCCAGTCCCAGCAGACCGACGACACTTTCGATCGCCGCCTTCTTGCCGTCGAAACGCACTTCGACGCGCGCATCGAGACCGCGCGCGGCTTCACGTGCACGTGCCGCCGGGCGCGCATGCAGACCGCCCGCATGTTCCAGCACGATGCTCTGGCGCGCTTCCTCGCTAACGCTCGACGCTTCGCGCGACGCCGCCACGGCCGCGCCATCTTTCGCGCGCAGCGTCAGCAGCGGCGACTGGCCTGCCTTCAATGTGCCGCTGTCGGCACGCTCGACGATCCCGAATGCATCGGAGTTGGCGATCGCGATCACCGACACGAGGCTCGGCGCGTTGCGGGCGACCACGTCCTGGTCGAACTCGATCAGCACATCGCCCGTACGCACGGCCGCGCCCTGCTCGATCATCGGCGCGAAGCCTCGACCATTCAGTTCGACCGTGTCGATACCGATATGCAGCAGGATTTCGGCGCCTTCTGCCGTCGTGATCGTGACAGCGTGGCCGGTGCGCGCCAGATGCATCACGACGCCGTCGCACGGCGCAACGAGCTTGCCTTCCAGCGGATCGATGCCGATGCCGTCGCCGAACATGCCGCCCGAAAACACCGGGTCGGGCACGTTCGCGAGCGGGACGACGAGACCCGTCATCGGCGCGAGCAACACAATATGGCCTTCGGAATGGCTCTTCAAACGGGACTCCTCGACACGTCGCATCTGAATATCTCGATCAGTGAGTTTCGGTGACTTTCATCAGATGGCGCGGCGCATCAGGATTGCGTCCGCGCGCGGCGGCGAGGCCGGCTGCCATCACGTAGAAAGAAAGGATTGCGGCAATCGGATCGAGCGCGGCATGCGCCGTCGATACCAGCGGTAAAGTGGCTTCCGGCACGTCGTCCGGAGCGGCGAGCAGCACGCGCGCGCCGCGCGCCTGCATGTCGCGCGCGAGTTGCAGCAGACCGGCCTGTTCGGGGCCGCGCGGCGCGAACACGAGCAGCGGATAGTCGCGGTCGATCAGTTCCATCGGACCATGACGCACTTCGGCGCTCGAAAACGCCTCGGCCTGGATGCCCGACGTCTCCTTGAGTTTCAACGCCGCTTCCTGCGCGATCGCGAGGCCGAGACCACGGCCGATCACGATCATGCGTTCGACGTCGCGCAGTTCGTCCACGGCCTTCGACCAGTCGAGCGCGCCTGCGCGCGCGAGCGAATCGGGCAGCGACTTCAGC
It encodes the following:
- the ptsP gene encoding phosphoenolpyruvate--protein phosphotransferase, whose protein sequence is MRRVEESRLKSHSEGHIVLLAPMTGLVVPLANVPDPVFSGGMFGDGIGIDPLEGKLVAPCDGVVMHLARTGHAVTITTAEGAEILLHIGIDTVELNGRGFAPMIEQGAAVRTGDVLIEFDQDVVARNAPSLVSVIAIANSDAFGIVERADSGTLKAGQSPLLTLRAKDGAAVAASREASSVSEEARQSIVLEHAGGLHARPAARAREAARGLDARVEVRFDGKKAAIESVVGLLGLGAGQGATVEIVGIGAQAQAAVDAVVRELTREAHGEAEEKPARQMSPAPVTAVRPQGADSLAPNTLAGVCAAPGIAVGKLVRWDDADIDPPETTGNTPAAESRQLDKALAAVDAELNTTVRDASQRGAHGEAGIFAVHRVLLEDPTLIDAARDLISLGKSAGFAWRETIRAQIGVLSKVDDALLAERAADLRDIEKRVLRALGYSNAAARSLPDEAVLSAGEFTPSDLSSLDRKRVTALVMARGGATSHAAIIARQAGIPALVAMGDALHAIADGTQVVVDATAGRLEYAPSALDVERARSERERLAGVREANRRTSQQAAATRDGRAIEVAANIATLDDATTAVDNGADAVGLLRTELLFIHRQAAPTVDDHRQSYQSIVEALQGRTAIIRTLDVGADKEVDYLTLPPEPNPALGLRGIRLAQVRPDLLEDQLRGLLAVQPVGKVRILLPMVTDAGELVRLRKRIDELSAESGRTDKIEVGVMIEVPSAALLADQLSKHADFLSIGTNDLTQYTLAMDRCQPDLAAQADGLHPAVLRLVSAAVQGAEKHGKWVGVCGALAGDPLAVPLLVGLGVTELSVDPVSVPGIKARVRNLDYQLCRQRAQDALALESAQAVRALSREIWPQD